From Crassaminicella indica, one genomic window encodes:
- a CDS encoding radical SAM protein: MEALYMRGEGEMKTYQYLFGPVPSRRMGLSVGVSPIPRKYCNYSCIYCQLGRTNKLSNTRESFFEIEEILSEFKDYLKEEIKFDVVTIVGEGEPTLYKDLKELILGLKHLTKKPVAVITNGSLLYKKEVRSALYEADIVLPSLDAYDEESFKRIDRPFGKIKFQDVYDGLIIFSKEYKGQLWIETMMIKDINDDEASLLKMKNLLKKINYERLYINTPVRPPAEERVKPASKEAIERAVKSLGGISIDMLHSEGFFSEEKDDYMAILSIIKRHPMNQYEIDTFLKSRKCEKTEYIFEKLNNDKNVDVLDYKGYITYRYR, translated from the coding sequence ATGGAAGCATTGTATATGAGAGGAGAAGGTGAAATGAAAACCTATCAATATTTATTTGGACCTGTACCTTCAAGGAGAATGGGTTTATCTGTAGGAGTGAGTCCTATTCCAAGAAAATACTGTAATTATTCATGTATTTACTGTCAGCTTGGAAGGACTAATAAGTTGTCTAATACTCGTGAAAGCTTTTTTGAAATTGAAGAAATTCTAAGCGAATTTAAAGATTATTTAAAGGAAGAAATAAAATTTGATGTTGTAACAATTGTAGGAGAAGGAGAACCTACCTTGTATAAAGATTTAAAGGAACTCATATTAGGACTTAAGCATTTAACAAAAAAACCTGTTGCGGTGATTACAAATGGTTCGCTTTTATATAAAAAAGAAGTAAGATCAGCTTTGTATGAGGCAGATATTGTACTTCCTTCTTTAGATGCTTATGATGAAGAAAGCTTTAAAAGAATTGACCGTCCTTTTGGAAAAATAAAATTTCAAGATGTATATGATGGACTTATTATTTTTTCAAAGGAATATAAAGGTCAGTTGTGGATAGAAACTATGATGATAAAAGATATCAATGATGATGAAGCATCTTTATTGAAGATGAAAAATTTATTAAAAAAAATTAATTATGAGAGATTATATATCAATACGCCTGTAAGACCTCCTGCGGAAGAGAGGGTAAAGCCTGCATCGAAAGAAGCAATAGAAAGAGCGGTGAAAAGCTTAGGTGGTATATCTATAGATATGCTACATTCTGAGGGCTTTTTTAGTGAAGAAAAGGATGATTATATGGCGATTCTTAGCATTATTAAGAGGCATCCTATGAATCAATATGAAATAGATACCTTTTTAAAGTCTAGAAAATGTGAGAAAACAGAGTATATATTTGAAAAATTGAATAATGATAAAAATGTTGATGTGTTAGACTATAAAGGATATATTACTTATCGTTATAGGTAA
- a CDS encoding pyridoxamine kinase: MQRPVKRVAAIHDLSGFGRASLTMIIPILSAMKVQVCPVPTAVLSTHTGGFEDFSFVDLTDTMESYIQHWAKIGIDFDCIYSGFLGSTKQIDIVSKFIDLFGNDENLKVVDPVMGDNGKLYTTMNEEMVNRMKMLIKKADIITPNFTEAAYLLGEAYEENISEDKIKDWLIRLADMGPKIVIITSVPDHKGSKKTSVIAYDRKDHRFWKVSCLYIPAHFPGTGDGFTSVLVGSLLQGDSLPIALDRSVQFITSAIRASYGFDYPQREGVLLERVLENLNMPVLMSSYELLK; this comes from the coding sequence ATGCAAAGACCTGTAAAAAGAGTTGCTGCAATCCATGATTTGTCTGGTTTTGGAAGGGCATCTTTAACAATGATTATACCTATTCTATCTGCTATGAAGGTTCAAGTTTGTCCTGTTCCTACAGCTGTTTTATCTACTCATACTGGTGGATTTGAAGATTTTAGTTTTGTAGATTTAACAGATACTATGGAGAGCTATATTCAGCATTGGGCAAAAATAGGAATCGACTTTGATTGTATTTATAGTGGTTTTTTAGGTTCAACTAAGCAGATTGATATCGTTTCCAAATTTATAGATTTATTTGGAAATGATGAAAACTTAAAAGTGGTAGATCCAGTTATGGGGGATAATGGAAAGCTGTATACAACAATGAATGAGGAAATGGTTAATCGCATGAAAATGCTTATTAAAAAGGCAGATATTATCACGCCTAATTTCACGGAAGCTGCTTATCTGCTAGGCGAAGCTTATGAAGAAAATATTTCAGAGGATAAAATTAAGGATTGGCTGATTAGATTAGCAGATATGGGGCCTAAAATTGTTATTATTACTAGTGTTCCAGATCATAAGGGAAGTAAAAAAACAAGTGTGATCGCCTATGATAGGAAGGATCATCGCTTTTGGAAAGTGAGCTGTCTTTATATTCCAGCACATTTTCCTGGAACAGGAGATGGCTTTACGAGTGTGTTAGTTGGAAGCTTGCTTCAAGGAGATAGTCTGCCTATTGCATTAGATAGAAGTGTGCAGTTTATTACATCTGCAATACGAGCAAGCTATGGATTTGATTATCCTCAAAGAGAAGGTGTATTATTAGAAAGAGTTCTTGAAAACTTAAACATGCCTGTGTTGATGAGTAGTTATGAGTTATTAAAATAA
- a CDS encoding sodium-dependent transporter — MKRDSFGSRLGILAAAAGSAIGLGNIWKFPFVTGQNGGAAFILVYLFCIALIGLPVMVSEFVLGRKTQANAAGAFKAIEKEKPWYLSGYVAIGTAFIILSYYAMIAGWIFSYIGRAATGKLITVAPEKLGSYFESIIGSNIEPMFCTFLVIAFTAFMVLSGVKDGIEKYSKILMPILLVILVGLMIRSVTLDGASKGLEFLFKPNWSSLTTEGVLEALGHAFYSLSLGMGIIITYGSYINKKENILKLALQVTIADTVIALMAGTVIFPAVFAYGLEPNAGPGLIFITLPAVFREMPLGALFETLFFLLVGIAALTSTISLLEVVVAFVTEQFNIARKKATVLLAAIIYLVSIPSVLSFGAWSDIKIFGRTFFDLFDQTASNILLPIGGLLVCIFVGWVWGSENAVKEITSNGKYQFNYQRAYDFIIKLLAPAAIIVIFLNATGLLDKIVPAEQMSTVMFTGFGAILFVGLILLNKKNRMKKADF, encoded by the coding sequence ATGAAAAGAGACAGTTTTGGCTCAAGATTAGGAATCTTGGCAGCAGCAGCAGGATCTGCTATAGGATTGGGAAATATATGGAAATTCCCTTTTGTTACAGGACAAAATGGGGGAGCAGCATTCATATTAGTTTATTTATTTTGTATTGCACTCATAGGCTTGCCTGTCATGGTATCAGAGTTTGTATTAGGTAGAAAAACACAAGCAAATGCAGCAGGTGCTTTCAAAGCAATAGAAAAGGAGAAGCCGTGGTATTTATCGGGATATGTGGCGATTGGAACAGCATTTATCATTTTATCTTATTATGCAATGATTGCAGGTTGGATTTTCTCATATATAGGTAGAGCTGCAACTGGCAAATTGATTACTGTAGCTCCAGAAAAGTTAGGAAGTTATTTTGAAAGTATTATTGGAAGTAATATTGAACCTATGTTTTGTACTTTTTTAGTTATTGCATTTACAGCTTTTATGGTTTTATCAGGGGTTAAGGATGGTATAGAAAAGTATAGTAAAATATTAATGCCTATTTTATTAGTTATATTAGTAGGACTAATGATTCGTTCTGTAACTTTAGATGGTGCTTCAAAAGGATTGGAATTTTTATTCAAACCTAATTGGAGTAGTTTAACAACAGAAGGAGTTCTTGAGGCTTTAGGACATGCTTTTTACTCTTTAAGTTTAGGAATGGGAATTATTATAACTTATGGTAGTTACATTAATAAAAAGGAAAATATCTTAAAATTAGCACTGCAAGTAACGATTGCAGATACTGTGATTGCGTTGATGGCAGGGACAGTTATTTTTCCAGCAGTATTTGCATATGGATTGGAACCAAATGCAGGACCAGGACTTATATTTATCACATTGCCAGCAGTATTTAGAGAGATGCCGTTAGGTGCATTATTTGAAACATTATTTTTCTTACTTGTAGGGATTGCAGCTCTTACATCTACTATTTCATTATTAGAGGTAGTTGTTGCATTTGTTACAGAGCAGTTTAATATTGCAAGAAAGAAAGCAACAGTTTTATTAGCAGCTATTATTTATTTAGTATCTATTCCAAGTGTATTATCTTTTGGTGCATGGAGTGATATAAAAATATTTGGAAGAACATTCTTTGATTTATTTGATCAGACAGCATCAAATATACTCCTACCAATCGGTGGTTTATTAGTATGTATCTTTGTAGGATGGGTATGGGGTTCTGAAAATGCAGTTAAAGAGATTACAAGTAATGGAAAATATCAATTTAACTATCAACGTGCATATGATTTTATTATCAAATTATTAGCTCCTGCTGCAATTATTGTAATTTTCTTAAATGCAACAGGCTTATTAGACAAGATTGTACCAGCTGAACAAATGAGTACAGTGATGTTTACAGGCTTTGGAGCAATTCTTTTTGTTGGATTGATACTGTTGAATAAAAAAAATAGAATGAAAAAAGCAGATTTTTAG
- the panB gene encoding 3-methyl-2-oxobutanoate hydroxymethyltransferase gives MAKKFTVSSFQKAKKDGEKISMLTAYDYSTAKLLDEAGADSLLVGDSLGMVMLGYENTLQVTVDDMIHHIKAVSRGVKRAMVVGDMPFLSYHICVEESVRNAGRLIQEGGAHVVKLEGGRDVIDHVKAIVKAQIPVIGHLGLTPQSINMFGGFKVQGKSEEAARKILEDALLLQEAGVFSLVLECIPEKLAKLITEKLDIPTIGIGAGKYCDGQVLVTQDMLGMYTDFTPKFVKKYDNLNESIVAATKKYIEEINTGVFPSKEHTFKIDDEVIQKLY, from the coding sequence ATGGCAAAAAAATTTACTGTAAGTTCATTTCAAAAGGCGAAAAAAGATGGAGAAAAAATATCAATGCTTACTGCATATGATTATTCTACGGCAAAGCTTTTAGATGAAGCAGGGGCAGATAGTTTGTTAGTTGGGGACTCATTGGGAATGGTTATGCTTGGTTATGAAAATACTTTGCAGGTAACAGTAGATGATATGATTCATCATATCAAGGCTGTTTCAAGAGGAGTAAAAAGAGCTATGGTTGTAGGGGATATGCCATTTTTATCCTACCATATTTGTGTAGAGGAAAGTGTAAGAAATGCAGGAAGATTAATACAAGAAGGTGGAGCTCATGTGGTAAAGCTTGAAGGTGGACGAGATGTTATTGATCACGTAAAAGCTATTGTAAAAGCGCAGATTCCTGTGATTGGACATCTAGGACTTACACCTCAATCAATAAATATGTTTGGAGGCTTTAAGGTTCAAGGAAAGAGTGAAGAAGCAGCAAGAAAAATTCTTGAAGATGCATTATTGCTACAGGAGGCAGGAGTATTTTCACTTGTATTAGAGTGTATTCCAGAGAAGTTAGCAAAGCTTATCACTGAAAAATTAGATATTCCTACTATAGGCATAGGTGCAGGAAAATATTGTGATGGACAAGTTTTAGTAACGCAGGATATGCTAGGAATGTATACAGACTTTACACCAAAGTTTGTGAAAAAATATGATAATTTAAATGAGTCTATTGTAGCGGCTACTAAAAAATATATAGAAGAAATCAATACAGGTGTATTTCCAAGTAAAGAGCATACCTTTAAAATTGATGATGAAGTGATTCAAAAGCTATATTAA
- a CDS encoding nicotinate-nicotinamide nucleotide adenylyltransferase: MENLLANRLYEKISKELASFDFLKEYIEDRNFYNKIENMVNNKDFSCNAVYNICKTMMNALAGEDAPKSWLHYIYQFALSKSFPSSVEINLKDRLDMICSIYLKVLRIVLEFEKEMIDSIFTINFLTEAEEKEVENIEEYKKFKKAFGEDYIYEMMRLSKEVIRDYTIDHICAVHNLAIFIGRQLKDAGIPIDLGRVSGAAIGHDIGKFGCIGNERKRTSIQHYYTDKWFEKHNITYIRNIAVNYSTWDLELGSLSLEALILIYCDFRVKKKNNRINILSLKESFELILKKLDEGKEKKVYRIYGKLKDFEDYLIHIGINTDIQMSKKRVLMNMDNVHYALMHGKEVIENIKYLAIQHNINLMHKLRDEASLNAILESARSEETVNNLRGYLYVFEEYSTYMTQKQKMITINFLYEHLMHHEEDIRKQCAKIMGILIANFDEQYKKEVPNNVILNNFEMSSSMLLDKYLQLLIYPDPQTIPIHRIYLGHSISNLIQSLFDNCSSDQVCDYMKILLKYYEKNYEDKEMKLHLIEAARHFPLNSCSDGVLDKLMKFTQMMLLSNDSDLRLYILDTIYAWIKNFHDDFKIMDFFKNIITNDITNNKLFVENYLLLKISKYIPLEVEMVKDYKEDKQKISDMFLSNLKASIRSVVKKVQIDFLLQYTMKHLEQTGLYTAIHYCNILKVSASESVRNHAGNALLSIVPHIPFEQRNDVVIELLRGLEVEGYQFAKYIPDYLGKLILYLKPIELDELMKELSGKIKQASPQTNTLLLKTVGVAIENYHKYKALFKEEEAKYNTRFIKMLGILQNGLLHYNNQVKQAAFRVIGKDVFGSKLLTLEQKNNIFRLSAKKLLTLIGDEKEENQLTFFTHAGGLNHIYRFISDYTFYKGKISLKTAEKVAFFPGTFDPFSLGHKAIAREIRSLGFEVYLAVDEFSWSKKTQPHFMRRNIIKMSIADELGIYLYPQDIPVNIANPYDLKRLRESFPYSDVYIVVGSDVVLNASAYKKEKDENSILSFPHILFERKSASSVDDDDEKINEAIKNIDNQVIRLSLPPQYEDISSTQIRNYIDQNRDISSLIDPIAQNFIYEKGLYRREPRYKTLIQTKSISVEIYNKLTDEFLKELSLLPFMNFHKAYKKLKDFSKKLNPRILLLRSIERNGEILGFAAFHWLRSSMIFKEFKDENISEYVRRHAIGRILVIDGIFASFKTEFENIEQMILTETFAYALPKDYTYAVYKNMIEGYDSKSIGELLECQGFQKISDGSCAVFAVNMTQPCTLYLNIESIIKEPFRSNQDVMAVIRSCRRKLQEAITKLYPGHLVLSFDWNMVYENLIAKICDENEVSTIPTVPRKLGEAMCVPFGEILNGAIIPNTVTKSMHTEKVFDPDMKNFHIEAYPYYLNLREQVKMIRAFNRPVILVDDLLNKGYRIKAIDPIFKEENIHVKKIIVGILSGRGKELMDMQHREVDCAYFIPKLRAWFNESFLYPFIGGDTLWRGDNIKTNLVPSVNLILPYTVPTFIRNASKNAIYHLSEVCIENAMDILLALEEAYQKKHERSLSLRHLGEVFISPRYPDHGKDVYYDMHLSPSHYLKNDLEYLKRLKSLMTDK; the protein is encoded by the coding sequence ATGGAAAATTTATTGGCGAATAGATTGTATGAAAAGATTTCAAAGGAATTGGCATCATTTGATTTTTTGAAAGAGTATATAGAAGATAGAAATTTCTATAATAAAATAGAAAATATGGTTAACAATAAGGATTTTAGCTGCAATGCTGTATACAATATATGTAAGACAATGATGAATGCTTTAGCAGGAGAAGATGCACCAAAGAGCTGGTTGCATTATATTTATCAGTTTGCTCTTAGTAAATCATTTCCATCATCTGTTGAGATTAATCTTAAAGATAGGCTGGATATGATTTGTAGTATTTATTTAAAGGTATTGAGAATTGTTTTAGAGTTTGAAAAAGAGATGATTGACAGTATATTTACGATTAATTTTTTGACAGAAGCAGAAGAAAAAGAAGTAGAGAACATTGAGGAATACAAAAAGTTTAAAAAGGCTTTTGGAGAAGATTATATTTATGAGATGATGAGATTAAGTAAGGAAGTTATTAGAGATTACACAATTGATCACATATGTGCTGTGCATAATCTAGCTATTTTTATAGGAAGACAGCTAAAAGATGCAGGAATTCCTATAGATTTAGGGAGAGTTTCGGGGGCAGCGATAGGTCATGATATTGGGAAATTTGGGTGCATAGGAAATGAAAGAAAAAGGACATCTATTCAGCATTATTATACAGATAAATGGTTTGAAAAACACAATATTACATATATTAGAAATATAGCTGTGAATTATTCGACTTGGGATTTAGAGCTTGGAAGTTTATCATTAGAAGCTCTGATATTGATTTATTGTGATTTTCGTGTAAAAAAGAAAAATAATAGAATTAATATATTGAGTTTAAAGGAATCCTTCGAGTTGATTTTAAAAAAGCTAGATGAAGGGAAAGAAAAGAAAGTTTATCGGATTTATGGAAAGTTAAAAGATTTTGAAGACTATTTGATTCATATAGGAATCAATACAGATATACAAATGTCAAAAAAGCGTGTATTAATGAATATGGATAATGTACATTATGCTTTGATGCATGGAAAAGAAGTGATTGAAAATATAAAATATCTAGCTATTCAGCATAATATTAATCTAATGCACAAGCTAAGAGATGAAGCCTCTTTAAATGCTATTTTGGAGAGTGCAAGAAGTGAAGAAACGGTGAACAATTTACGAGGCTATCTTTATGTATTTGAAGAATATTCTACTTACATGACTCAAAAACAAAAAATGATTACTATAAATTTTTTATATGAACATTTAATGCATCATGAGGAGGATATAAGGAAGCAGTGTGCAAAGATTATGGGAATTCTAATTGCAAATTTTGATGAACAATATAAAAAAGAGGTTCCTAATAATGTAATCCTAAACAATTTTGAAATGAGCAGTAGTATGTTGTTAGATAAATATTTACAGCTTTTAATATATCCAGATCCTCAAACTATACCTATTCATCGAATTTATTTAGGACATAGTATTTCAAATCTCATTCAGTCATTATTTGATAATTGTTCTAGTGATCAAGTATGTGACTATATGAAGATTTTACTAAAATATTATGAAAAAAATTATGAAGATAAAGAAATGAAGCTGCATTTAATAGAAGCTGCTAGACATTTTCCTCTTAATAGCTGTTCTGATGGTGTTTTAGATAAGCTGATGAAGTTTACTCAGATGATGCTTTTGAGCAATGATTCTGATTTAAGGCTTTATATTCTTGACACTATTTATGCTTGGATAAAAAACTTTCATGATGATTTTAAAATTATGGATTTCTTTAAAAATATTATTACGAATGACATTACAAATAATAAATTATTTGTAGAGAATTATCTGCTTTTGAAAATTTCAAAATATATTCCTTTAGAAGTAGAAATGGTTAAAGATTATAAAGAAGATAAGCAAAAAATATCGGATATGTTTTTAAGCAATTTAAAAGCTTCTATAAGGTCTGTAGTGAAAAAAGTACAGATAGATTTTCTGCTTCAATATACAATGAAGCATTTAGAACAAACAGGACTTTATACAGCTATACACTATTGCAATATTTTAAAGGTGAGTGCAAGTGAAAGTGTAAGAAATCATGCAGGAAATGCACTTCTTTCTATTGTTCCTCATATACCCTTTGAGCAGAGAAATGATGTGGTCATTGAACTGCTTCGCGGTCTTGAGGTAGAAGGATATCAATTTGCAAAATATATACCTGATTATCTTGGAAAGCTAATTCTTTATCTAAAGCCTATAGAACTTGATGAATTGATGAAGGAGCTGAGTGGAAAAATTAAGCAAGCTAGTCCACAAACTAATACTCTGCTTCTTAAAACAGTAGGAGTTGCTATTGAAAATTATCATAAATATAAAGCTTTATTTAAAGAGGAAGAAGCAAAATATAATACTCGTTTTATAAAGATGCTCGGTATTTTGCAAAATGGACTGCTGCATTATAATAACCAGGTGAAGCAGGCTGCCTTTCGAGTGATTGGAAAGGATGTTTTTGGTTCAAAGCTGCTTACTCTAGAGCAGAAGAATAATATTTTTAGATTGAGTGCAAAAAAATTACTTACTCTAATAGGAGATGAAAAAGAAGAGAATCAATTAACCTTTTTTACCCATGCTGGAGGACTTAACCATATTTATAGATTTATATCGGATTATACCTTTTATAAAGGAAAAATATCATTAAAGACAGCAGAGAAGGTTGCTTTTTTTCCTGGAACCTTCGACCCTTTTTCTTTAGGGCATAAAGCAATTGCAAGAGAAATTCGCTCTCTTGGCTTTGAGGTGTATTTGGCAGTAGATGAATTTTCTTGGTCTAAAAAAACGCAGCCGCATTTTATGAGAAGAAATATTATAAAAATGTCTATTGCAGATGAATTAGGGATTTATTTATATCCACAAGATATACCTGTAAATATAGCGAATCCATATGATTTAAAGAGATTAAGAGAATCTTTTCCGTATTCAGATGTGTATATTGTTGTTGGAAGTGATGTTGTTCTAAATGCATCTGCTTATAAAAAAGAAAAGGATGAAAATTCTATACTTTCTTTTCCACATATTCTCTTTGAAAGAAAGAGTGCTTCCTCTGTTGATGATGATGATGAAAAGATCAATGAGGCTATAAAAAATATAGACAATCAAGTCATTCGACTTTCTTTACCTCCACAGTATGAAGATATCAGCTCTACACAGATTAGAAATTATATTGATCAAAATCGTGACATTTCAAGTCTTATTGATCCAATTGCACAGAATTTTATTTATGAAAAGGGTTTGTATAGGAGGGAGCCTAGATACAAAACATTGATTCAGACAAAATCTATATCTGTAGAAATATATAATAAATTGACGGATGAGTTCTTGAAAGAATTATCGCTTTTGCCATTTATGAATTTTCATAAAGCTTATAAAAAACTAAAGGATTTTTCAAAAAAATTAAATCCAAGAATATTGCTTTTGAGGTCTATTGAGAGAAATGGAGAAATTCTTGGATTTGCAGCTTTTCATTGGCTTCGTTCGAGTATGATTTTCAAGGAATTTAAAGATGAAAATATTTCTGAATATGTAAGAAGACATGCTATTGGAAGGATATTGGTGATAGATGGGATTTTTGCAAGCTTTAAAACAGAATTTGAAAATATAGAGCAAATGATTTTAACAGAAACCTTTGCATATGCTCTTCCTAAGGATTATACATATGCAGTATATAAAAATATGATAGAGGGATATGATTCTAAATCAATAGGTGAATTATTAGAGTGTCAAGGCTTTCAGAAAATATCTGATGGAAGCTGTGCTGTTTTTGCAGTAAATATGACACAGCCTTGTACCTTATACTTAAATATAGAATCTATTATAAAAGAACCATTTAGAAGTAATCAAGATGTTATGGCTGTTATAAGAAGCTGTAGGAGAAAACTTCAAGAAGCCATTACAAAGCTTTATCCTGGACATTTAGTATTGTCATTTGATTGGAATATGGTTTATGAAAACCTCATTGCCAAAATATGTGATGAAAATGAAGTTTCTACTATTCCAACAGTTCCAAGAAAACTAGGGGAGGCTATGTGTGTTCCTTTTGGAGAGATTTTAAATGGTGCTATAATTCCTAATACAGTTACAAAATCTATGCATACAGAAAAAGTTTTTGATCCAGATATGAAAAATTTTCATATTGAAGCTTATCCTTATTATTTAAATCTTAGAGAGCAAGTAAAAATGATTAGAGCTTTTAATAGACCTGTTATATTGGTAGATGATTTACTGAATAAGGGTTATCGCATAAAAGCAATAGATCCTATTTTTAAGGAAGAAAATATTCATGTAAAAAAAATTATTGTAGGGATTCTCTCTGGTAGAGGAAAAGAGCTTATGGATATGCAGCATAGAGAAGTAGATTGTGCATATTTTATACCAAAGTTGAGAGCTTGGTTTAATGAAAGCTTTTTATATCCATTTATAGGTGGAGATACGCTGTGGAGAGGAGATAATATTAAAACAAATTTAGTTCCTTCTGTTAATTTAATACTTCCCTATACTGTCCCTACATTTATTCGAAATGCATCAAAAAATGCAATTTATCATTTGTCAGAAGTATGCATTGAGAATGCCATGGATATACTATTGGCTTTAGAAGAAGCATATCAGAAAAAGCATGAAAGAAGCTTGAGTCTAAGGCATTTAGGAGAAGTTTTTATTTCACCGAGATATCCAGACCACGGAAAAGACGTGTATTATGATATGCATCTTAGTCCATCTCATTATTTGAAAAATGATTTAGAGTATCTAAAACGATTGAAAAGTCTTATGACAGATAAGTAG
- a CDS encoding NADH peroxidase, which translates to MKKFICKVCGYVHEGTEAPDKCPQCGAPKDQFILQEDGDLKWADEHFVGVAKGVDEEVLEGLRRNFMGECTEVGMYLAMSRQADREGYPEVAEAYKRIAWEEAEHAAKFAELLGEVVTDSTEKNLQMRVDAEHGACAGKKELATLAKKLNLDAIHDTVHEMCKDEARHGMAFKGLLKRYFGK; encoded by the coding sequence ATGAAAAAATTTATTTGTAAAGTCTGTGGTTATGTACATGAAGGAACAGAAGCACCTGATAAATGTCCTCAATGTGGTGCCCCAAAGGATCAATTCATTCTTCAAGAAGATGGAGATCTAAAATGGGCAGATGAACATTTTGTAGGCGTAGCAAAAGGTGTAGACGAGGAAGTTTTAGAAGGACTTCGTAGAAATTTCATGGGAGAATGTACTGAAGTAGGTATGTACTTAGCAATGAGTCGCCAAGCTGATCGTGAAGGATATCCAGAAGTAGCTGAAGCTTATAAAAGAATTGCTTGGGAAGAAGCAGAGCATGCTGCAAAATTTGCAGAGCTATTAGGAGAAGTAGTAACAGATAGTACAGAGAAAAACCTTCAAATGAGAGTAGACGCAGAGCATGGTGCTTGTGCTGGTAAAAAAGAATTAGCTACTCTAGCTAAAAAATTAAATCTAGATGCAATTCATGATACAGTTCATGAAATGTGTAAGGATGAAGCAAGACATGGAATGGCATTTAAAGGGTTATTAAAGCGTTATTTTGGAAAATAG
- a CDS encoding Rossmann-like and DUF2520 domain-containing protein — MKIGFVGAGKVGCAFGTYLKKHGFEIYGYFSKTFASAERAARLTESKAVLDLAELVKNIDILFITTSDDAIKKVCDYLVEKKLLSEGKILVHMSGAASSNILKNAKEAGCFIYSLHPLQAFADIQKAVDDLKNTFFSIEGDEEKLHVLENILKTLGNPYFKLTDNQKSIYHMAACVVSNYLVTLMDYGLSLFASIGIDERQGYKALYPLIEGTIKNIDRLGTKEALTGPIARGDVGTIKNHIAALKDNVEALDFYKFMALKTIELAKNKDENKDLKDLENILKEVE, encoded by the coding sequence TTGAAAATAGGATTTGTTGGTGCAGGTAAGGTAGGGTGTGCATTTGGAACATATTTAAAAAAGCATGGCTTTGAAATTTATGGATATTTTAGCAAAACCTTTGCATCAGCAGAGAGAGCAGCAAGGCTTACAGAAAGTAAAGCTGTTTTAGACTTGGCTGAACTTGTGAAAAATATCGATATTTTATTCATCACTACAAGTGATGATGCTATAAAAAAGGTGTGTGATTATTTAGTAGAAAAAAAATTATTGTCTGAAGGAAAAATACTTGTGCATATGAGTGGGGCAGCTTCTTCGAATATCTTAAAAAATGCAAAGGAGGCAGGGTGTTTTATATATTCACTTCATCCTCTTCAAGCTTTTGCAGATATTCAAAAGGCTGTAGATGATTTAAAAAATACTTTTTTTAGTATTGAAGGAGATGAAGAAAAGCTTCATGTATTAGAAAATATATTAAAAACTCTTGGAAATCCTTATTTTAAGCTGACAGATAATCAAAAGAGCATTTATCATATGGCAGCTTGTGTTGTATCAAATTATTTGGTGACATTGATGGACTATGGTTTGTCTTTATTTGCTTCTATTGGGATTGATGAAAGACAAGGATATAAGGCACTTTATCCTTTAATAGAAGGAACAATTAAAAATATTGATCGTTTAGGAACGAAGGAGGCTTTGACAGGCCCTATTGCTAGAGGCGATGTAGGAACAATTAAAAATCATATAGCAGCATTAAAAGATAATGTAGAAGCATTAGATTTTTACAAATTCATGGCATTAAAAACTATAGAACTCGCAAAGAATAAGGATGAAAATAAAGATCTAAAGGATTTAGAAAATATTTTAAAAGAGGTGGAATAA